CCTGAAAATGAAATTGACAAAGTAACTTCTCCGAAAGGCTGCACGATTGCCGGATTGAACGAAATGGAACATGCTGGATTTTCTTCCGCGCTCATAAAAGGAATCCGGGTTTCTCAGCAGAAAGCGGGGGCGTTGTATCCGAAAGATTAAGATGAATGTAATTGTCATTGGCGGAGGTGCTGCAGGATTTTTTGCAGCGCTCTCCTGCAAAAAACATCATCCGGATTTTTCCGTAACTATTCTTGAAAAGTCCGAAAAGCTTTTATCTAAAGTAAAAGTATCCGGTGGAGGAAGATGTAATGTTACCCACGCTTGTTTTGAAAATTCTCAACTCGCAAAATTTTATCCGCGAGGCGGAAAGCAATTGAAGAAATCTTTTTTCCAGTTCAGCACGAAAGATACCGTGGAATGGTTTGAAAGCCGTGGCGTGAAATTAAAAACGGAAGAAGACAATCGGATGTTTCCGGTTACAAATAATTCCCAAACAATTATTGATTGCTTAATGAACGAAGCAAACAAACTCGGAGTTAGAATTCAGAAAGGAATTTCAATTTCTACTATCAGAAAAAAAGAAAACGGATTTGATTTATTTACCGGAGAAAAAAATATTTATGCTGATAAAATAATTATTGCTTCAGGAGGAAGCCCAAAGTTGGAAGGATTCAATTGGCTGAAAGAACTCGGACATACAATCGTTCCTCCTGTTCCATCGCTCTTCACTTTCAACATGCCGAACGAAGAAATAAAAAAACTCATGGGCGTGGTAGCAAATCCTGTCTCAGTAAAAATAAAAGGAACAAAACTTTCAAGCGAAGGCGCGCTACTGATTACTCACTGGGGAATGAGCGGCCCGGCAATTTTAAAACTTTCTTCTTTCGGTGCGAGAAATTTGAATGCGATGAATTATAAATTCGAAGTGTTAATCAACTGGGTAAATAAAACAGAAAGTGACACAAGAAATTTTCTTAAACAAGAATTAAAAACAATCAGCAAACGACAAATCGGAAATAAAAATCCTTTCGGACTTCCAAACAGGCTGTGGCTTTTCTTCCTGGAGAAAAATGAAATTGATTCTGAAACTTCGTGGAACCAACTTGCGAAAAAAAATCTGAACAAACTTATTAATACTCTGGTGAACGATTCTTACAAAGCCGAAGGCAAAACAACTTTCAAGGAAGAATTTGTAACCTGCGGAGGAATTTCATTGGAGGAGATTTCGTTTGAAACCATGGAAAGCAAAGTTTGTCCGGGGATTTATTTTGCAGGAGAAGTTTTAGATGTGGATGCAATCACTGGCGGATTCAATTTCCAAAACGCATGGACAACTGGATTCATAGCAGGCAAATTAAAAAGCAATTCCTGAAAATGTATTATTCGTAGATTCGCAGCAATTCGCCTGCCTGCCGCAGGCAGGTTATTCGCACCTATGAAAAAAGCAGAAATACAAACCGCAAAAGGAAACATGAAAGTGGAATTCTTTCACGAAGATGCTCCAAACACAGTCGCAAATTTTATAAAGCTCGCTGAAAAAGGATATTACGATGGATTGAATTTTCATAGAG
The sequence above is drawn from the Bacteroidota bacterium genome and encodes:
- a CDS encoding NAD(P)/FAD-dependent oxidoreductase, whose amino-acid sequence is MNVIVIGGGAAGFFAALSCKKHHPDFSVTILEKSEKLLSKVKVSGGGRCNVTHACFENSQLAKFYPRGGKQLKKSFFQFSTKDTVEWFESRGVKLKTEEDNRMFPVTNNSQTIIDCLMNEANKLGVRIQKGISISTIRKKENGFDLFTGEKNIYADKIIIASGGSPKLEGFNWLKELGHTIVPPVPSLFTFNMPNEEIKKLMGVVANPVSVKIKGTKLSSEGALLITHWGMSGPAILKLSSFGARNLNAMNYKFEVLINWVNKTESDTRNFLKQELKTISKRQIGNKNPFGLPNRLWLFFLEKNEIDSETSWNQLAKKNLNKLINTLVNDSYKAEGKTTFKEEFVTCGGISLEEISFETMESKVCPGIYFAGEVLDVDAITGGFNFQNAWTTGFIAGKLKSNS